From Acidimicrobiia bacterium, one genomic window encodes:
- a CDS encoding class I SAM-dependent methyltransferase gives MNEEHLAVCASDEWRDALKQWIMPWALTGVELGADVIEIGPGPGLTTDELRQQVARLTAVELDPSLAGALAERLAGTNVEVVNADATAIPLDDDRFTGAVSFTMLHHVPTLELQDRIFGELARVLAPDGALVLSDSVASDDLRAFHDGDTYNPVDPTTVDARLARAGFDAIDVRVNEYGWAAHARKR, from the coding sequence ATGAACGAGGAGCATCTCGCGGTCTGCGCGAGCGACGAGTGGCGCGATGCGTTGAAGCAATGGATCATGCCGTGGGCGCTGACGGGCGTGGAGCTCGGCGCCGACGTGATCGAGATCGGCCCGGGCCCCGGTCTCACGACCGACGAGCTCCGGCAGCAGGTCGCGCGGCTCACGGCCGTCGAGCTCGACCCGTCGCTCGCCGGCGCGCTCGCGGAACGACTCGCGGGAACGAACGTCGAGGTGGTGAACGCGGATGCGACCGCGATCCCACTCGACGACGACCGCTTCACGGGCGCGGTCTCCTTCACGATGCTGCACCACGTGCCGACGCTCGAGCTCCAGGACCGCATCTTCGGCGAGCTCGCACGCGTCCTCGCGCCGGACGGCGCGCTCGTGCTCTCCGACAGCGTGGCCAGCGACGACCTGCGTGCGTTCCACGACGGCGACACGTACAACCCGGTCGACCCGACGACGGTCGACGCGCGGCTGGCGCGTGCCGGCTTCGACGCGATCGACGTGCGGGTCAACGAATACGGCTGGGCCGCACACGCGCGCAAGCGGTGA
- a CDS encoding nuclear transport factor 2 family protein, translated as MTFDRDEVEAAFRTYWELGAVGEDWDAWCDECFTADVTYIEHQLGNRNGREEVRAWIKPTMEEYGSIYTVYEWHIIEGDRLVVSMQNRRDHPDAAQPPIDFRGITILEYAGDGKFSSEEDFWSIAEGVATMKQWIAATRDHGEFLAQRTRRDWGSGPAWTIGAPTFAGSLGARS; from the coding sequence ATGACGTTCGATCGTGACGAAGTCGAGGCCGCGTTCCGCACGTACTGGGAGCTCGGCGCGGTGGGCGAGGACTGGGACGCGTGGTGCGACGAATGCTTCACCGCCGATGTCACGTACATCGAGCACCAGCTCGGGAACCGCAACGGTCGCGAGGAGGTGCGCGCGTGGATCAAGCCGACGATGGAGGAGTACGGCTCGATCTACACGGTGTACGAGTGGCACATCATCGAGGGTGACCGGCTCGTCGTCTCGATGCAGAACCGGCGCGACCATCCCGATGCCGCGCAGCCGCCGATCGACTTCCGCGGCATCACGATCCTCGAGTACGCGGGCGACGGGAAGTTCTCCTCGGAGGAGGACTTCTGGTCGATCGCCGAAGGCGTCGCGACGATGAAGCAGTGGATCGCGGCGACGCGCGACCACGGCGAATTCCTTGCGCAGCGCACGCGCCGCGACTGGGGCTCCGGTCCCGCGTGGACGATCGGCGCGCCCACGTTCGCCGGGAGCCTCGGCGCGCGATCCTGA
- the lgt gene encoding prolipoprotein diacylglyceryl transferase produces the protein MMTAYIPSPAKGILHLGPIPLHAYGLCLAIGVLVAASVAERRWEAKGGRPGVIGEIGVAVVISGVIGARVYHLFTGYNWDQGGIAGTLKIWQGGLSIWGAVGGGVIALLVEAHRKHLAKGMLLDAVAPGVVLAQAIGRWGNYFNQELFGRPTKLPWGLEIDVAHRPAQYLAYKTFQPTFLYESLWCLAVFGVLMWLEHRFRTRPGQTFALYVALYTFGRFFFELMRSDPATRVLGVRFNALLSAALCVIATVWFVALARRATSVEPSIAMSDEDHTVDEPDLGAPAS, from the coding sequence ATGATGACCGCGTACATCCCCAGCCCTGCGAAGGGCATCCTGCACCTCGGCCCGATCCCGCTGCACGCGTACGGGCTCTGCCTCGCGATCGGTGTGCTCGTCGCGGCGTCGGTCGCGGAACGCCGTTGGGAGGCAAAGGGCGGGCGCCCCGGCGTCATCGGCGAGATCGGCGTCGCGGTCGTGATCTCGGGCGTGATCGGAGCGCGCGTCTATCACCTGTTCACGGGCTACAACTGGGACCAGGGCGGCATCGCGGGCACGTTGAAGATCTGGCAGGGCGGGCTGTCGATCTGGGGCGCGGTCGGCGGCGGTGTGATCGCGCTGCTCGTCGAGGCGCACCGCAAGCATCTGGCGAAGGGCATGCTGCTCGACGCGGTTGCGCCCGGCGTCGTGCTCGCGCAGGCGATCGGACGTTGGGGCAACTATTTCAATCAGGAGCTGTTCGGCCGCCCCACGAAGCTCCCGTGGGGACTCGAGATCGACGTCGCGCATCGTCCCGCGCAATACCTCGCGTACAAGACATTTCAGCCGACGTTCTTGTACGAGTCGCTCTGGTGTCTCGCGGTGTTCGGCGTGCTCATGTGGCTCGAACACCGTTTCCGGACGCGACCCGGTCAGACGTTTGCGTTGTATGTCGCCCTGTACACGTTCGGGCGATTCTTCTTCGAGTTGATGCGCAGTGATCCGGCAACGCGCGTTCTCGGTGTTCGGTTCAACGCGCTGCTGAGCGCCGCGCTCTGCGTGATCGCAACGGTGTGGTTCGTGGCGCTCGCGCGCCGTGCGACATCCGTGGAACCGTCGATTGCGATGAGTGACGAAGATCACACCGTCGACGAGCCCGATCTCGGTGCACCGGCGTCGTAA
- a CDS encoding FtsX-like permease family protein, translated as MLKVAIRGILAKKLRVVLTSIAIVLGVAFMAGTLVLSDTITHTFDTLAVQVNTGLSATVRAKAAFKSEGQQQRNWIDASLLDTVKNVPGVQAASLDVQGLAFVVGRDGKAITKTSGAPGLGFAWDPNSTLRAVHLISGKPPEQPNDIVIDKHSADQGHFKIGDQVRIVVSSANGGSNLYRLTGIVKFGSVDSPLGATLTFFTQPTAERLLTAPGKVTSIDVAASSGTSQTVLAQRLRQALTGQKGIEVITGQAAVKEQQDNFQTFIKFIKTFLLVFAIIALLVGSFVIYNTFSITIAQRTREMALLRSIGAGRGQILGSVFLEALATGLVASIVGVVGGIGLAVGLKALLSGIGFDIPATSPVVTVGTILTAGLTGVIVTLLAAMWPAVRASRVPPIAALRDVAVESTKLSKRRLVIGLIVTLLGVVSLLQGLFGGGSNALPKVGGGALLVFIGVTILGPVFARPAARIIGAPLPKLRGITGRLARENAMRNPKRTSATAAALMIGVGLVGFVTVFAASATASVNHAIDQSMKADYIVNVGGFGTTLPPSIETQLGAVPGIERATGLKIGPAKVDGSVQQLQATDLKIVNSLFDLQVKDGSLASMGDHGLAVDKKVAKDKGWKLGSKVPVQFTLTGHTTFTIQAIYSQPAFGSYVISLPAYQQNFADQSDVSVFVKAKPGVSAASVRPALEKVMDKFPQGKLENRQEFKNDQKKQITQLLTLIYALLLMAIIIALFGIGVTLALSIYERTREIGLLRAVGMSRAQVRSTVRWESVIIALFGTVLGLIIGVFFGWALVHALADQGLNRLALPPGQLIILLVLGALVGSLAAWSPARRAAKLDILQAIVTE; from the coding sequence ATGCTGAAGGTCGCGATCCGCGGAATCCTTGCGAAGAAGCTGCGCGTCGTCCTGACGTCGATCGCGATCGTGCTCGGCGTCGCGTTCATGGCGGGGACGCTCGTGCTCTCCGACACGATCACGCACACCTTCGACACGCTCGCGGTGCAGGTCAACACGGGCTTGTCGGCGACGGTGCGTGCGAAGGCCGCGTTCAAGTCCGAGGGTCAGCAGCAACGCAACTGGATCGACGCGAGCCTGCTCGACACGGTCAAGAACGTGCCCGGAGTGCAGGCCGCGAGCCTCGACGTGCAGGGCCTCGCGTTCGTCGTCGGGCGCGACGGCAAGGCGATCACGAAGACGAGCGGCGCGCCCGGTCTCGGCTTCGCGTGGGATCCGAACTCCACGTTGCGCGCGGTGCACCTCATCTCGGGCAAGCCGCCCGAGCAACCGAACGACATCGTCATCGACAAGCATTCCGCCGACCAGGGCCACTTCAAGATCGGCGACCAGGTCCGCATCGTCGTCAGCTCGGCGAACGGTGGATCGAACCTCTATCGCCTCACCGGCATCGTGAAGTTCGGGTCCGTCGACAGCCCGCTCGGCGCGACGCTCACGTTCTTCACCCAGCCGACCGCGGAGCGGCTGCTCACCGCGCCGGGCAAGGTCACGTCGATCGACGTCGCGGCGTCGTCGGGCACGAGCCAGACGGTGCTCGCGCAGCGACTGCGGCAGGCACTGACCGGTCAGAAGGGGATCGAGGTCATCACCGGCCAGGCCGCGGTGAAGGAGCAGCAGGACAACTTCCAGACCTTCATCAAGTTCATCAAGACGTTCCTGCTCGTCTTCGCGATCATCGCCCTGCTCGTCGGTTCGTTCGTGATCTACAACACGTTCTCGATCACGATCGCGCAACGCACGCGCGAGATGGCGCTGCTCCGATCGATCGGCGCGGGTCGCGGACAGATCCTCGGCAGCGTGTTCCTCGAAGCGCTCGCGACCGGTCTCGTCGCGTCGATCGTCGGCGTCGTCGGGGGAATCGGGTTGGCGGTCGGGCTCAAGGCCTTGCTATCGGGCATCGGGTTCGACATTCCGGCCACGAGCCCGGTCGTCACGGTCGGCACGATCCTCACCGCGGGACTCACCGGCGTGATCGTCACGCTGCTCGCGGCGATGTGGCCGGCGGTGCGCGCCTCGCGCGTCCCGCCGATCGCCGCGCTCCGCGACGTCGCGGTCGAGTCCACCAAGCTCAGCAAGCGCCGGCTCGTGATCGGCCTCATCGTCACGCTGTTGGGTGTGGTGAGCCTGCTGCAGGGGCTCTTCGGCGGCGGCTCGAACGCGTTGCCGAAGGTCGGTGGCGGCGCGCTGCTCGTGTTCATCGGCGTCACGATCCTCGGCCCGGTCTTCGCGCGGCCCGCGGCGCGCATCATCGGCGCGCCGTTGCCGAAGCTGCGCGGCATCACCGGGCGGCTCGCGCGCGAGAACGCGATGCGCAACCCGAAGCGAACGTCGGCGACCGCGGCCGCGCTGATGATCGGCGTCGGTCTCGTCGGTTTCGTCACCGTGTTCGCGGCATCGGCGACCGCGTCCGTCAACCACGCGATCGACCAGTCGATGAAGGCCGACTACATCGTCAACGTCGGCGGCTTCGGTACCACGCTGCCGCCGTCGATCGAGACGCAGCTCGGCGCGGTGCCCGGCATCGAGCGCGCGACCGGTCTGAAGATCGGACCCGCGAAGGTCGACGGTTCGGTGCAGCAGCTCCAGGCGACCGACCTGAAGATCGTGAACTCGTTGTTCGACCTCCAGGTGAAGGACGGCAGCCTCGCGTCGATGGGCGACCACGGTCTCGCGGTCGACAAGAAGGTCGCGAAGGACAAGGGCTGGAAGCTCGGGTCGAAGGTTCCGGTGCAGTTCACGCTCACGGGCCACACGACCTTCACGATCCAGGCGATCTACAGCCAGCCCGCGTTCGGGAGCTACGTGATCTCGCTCCCCGCGTACCAGCAGAACTTCGCCGACCAGTCCGACGTGTCCGTCTTCGTGAAGGCGAAGCCGGGGGTTTCGGCGGCGAGCGTGCGCCCCGCGCTCGAGAAGGTGATGGACAAGTTTCCGCAGGGCAAGCTCGAGAACCGCCAGGAGTTCAAGAACGATCAGAAGAAGCAGATCACGCAGCTGCTGACGCTGATCTACGCGCTGCTCCTGATGGCGATCATCATCGCCCTGTTCGGTATCGGCGTGACCCTCGCGCTCTCGATCTACGAGCGCACGCGTGAGATCGGGCTGCTCCGCGCGGTTGGCATGAGCCGTGCCCAGGTGCGGTCGACCGTGCGGTGGGAGTCGGTGATCATCGCGTTGTTCGGCACGGTG
- a CDS encoding DNA-formamidopyrimidine glycosylase family protein: protein MPQMQALAERLTDRLTGTVFEGYEPLGFTGLKTVSPAPEALVGNPLERVGRRGKYLVFELGGPRILVHLSQAGRLDIEDPPKKTRPKGSVVRLRFTVPDDDRVLALLVREHGTERKAGWWIVGEGDDGPLEKLGPEPDNEEFARLVREGTDGRRIHTLLRDQRTVSGVGRGYADDALHRARLSPYASLKTLDADERERLLDSVRAVLADGLERERTRTGGLSENKLGGHFVVHGKAGVPCPVCGDDLKRVSYESHEVVYCPRCQTGGKVLADRRLSRLIK from the coding sequence ATGCCCCAGATGCAGGCCCTCGCCGAGCGCCTCACCGACCGGCTCACCGGTACCGTGTTCGAGGGTTACGAGCCGCTCGGCTTCACCGGCCTCAAGACGGTGAGCCCGGCGCCGGAGGCGCTCGTCGGCAACCCGCTCGAGCGCGTGGGCCGGCGGGGTAAGTACCTCGTGTTCGAGCTCGGTGGTCCCCGGATCCTCGTGCACCTCTCGCAGGCGGGCCGGCTCGACATCGAGGACCCGCCCAAGAAGACCCGGCCGAAGGGCTCGGTCGTCCGCCTGCGGTTCACCGTGCCCGACGACGACCGCGTCCTCGCGTTGCTCGTGCGCGAGCACGGCACCGAGCGCAAGGCCGGATGGTGGATCGTCGGCGAGGGCGACGACGGGCCGCTCGAGAAGCTCGGTCCCGAGCCCGACAACGAGGAGTTCGCGCGGCTCGTGCGCGAAGGCACCGACGGTCGGCGCATCCACACGCTGCTGCGCGACCAGCGCACCGTGTCGGGTGTCGGCCGCGGCTATGCCGACGACGCGCTGCACCGCGCGCGACTCTCGCCGTACGCGTCGTTGAAGACGCTCGATGCCGACGAGCGCGAGCGACTGCTCGACTCCGTGCGCGCGGTCCTCGCCGACGGGCTCGAGCGCGAGCGCACGCGCACGGGCGGGTTGTCGGAGAACAAGCTCGGTGGGCACTTCGTCGTGCACGGCAAGGCGGGCGTGCCGTGTCCCGTGTGCGGCGACGACCTCAAGCGCGTCTCGTACGAGTCGCACGAGGTCGTCTACTGCCCGCGCTGCCAGACCGGCGGCAAGGTCCTTGCCGACCGCAGACTCTCGCGCCTCATCAAATAG
- a CDS encoding AarF/UbiB family protein → MSSEGGPEPANALASDVADFGFSDRGPWVVDPDAMSWRVGLEALRERANAEAPRLLKPRKVPPVRRVLDVSARVGVALGIWYAVERRQEPSARRRALSRRLRVAFAHLGPTYIKMGQIVSSGEGLFPEELVSEFKLLRDRVPPETFEHVREVVEADLGKRIEAVFSRFEREPIAAASIAQVHAATLHTGEEVVVKVQRPKVARLVREDLQALAWLAPRLIGRIPVAALANPPALVELFAETIVEELDFRLEAENMLDIARVLAETGQRATIVPRPHPRYVTRRVLVMERLDGFAWDDVASMKRAGVDTEAVLHAGLVAFMEGAMLYGVFHGDLHGGNLRVQPDGRTALMDFGITGRLTPLKRIAFLFLLMGATTGDIRAQLGALRDLGAFPADTDLDAVSRDLGLDQPLVDPTTLSADELVHQLQDLTKQLLAYGARAPKELMLFVKNMMFLDGAIATLAPDLDILEEIQKVHMEIGARHGERLAMEMGVDPALATVFDAASVKAAMGLPADVEKLTYRDVQARRELIRSRFEARRKGGS, encoded by the coding sequence GTGTCGAGCGAGGGCGGACCGGAACCTGCGAATGCGCTCGCGTCCGACGTCGCCGACTTCGGCTTCTCCGACCGGGGTCCGTGGGTCGTCGACCCCGACGCGATGTCGTGGCGCGTCGGCCTCGAAGCCCTGCGCGAGCGCGCCAACGCCGAGGCGCCGCGCCTCCTGAAGCCGCGCAAGGTGCCGCCCGTGCGGCGCGTGCTCGACGTCAGCGCGCGCGTCGGCGTGGCCCTCGGCATCTGGTACGCGGTCGAGCGCCGGCAGGAGCCGAGCGCGCGCCGCCGCGCGCTCTCGCGGCGGCTTCGCGTCGCGTTCGCGCACCTCGGACCGACGTACATCAAGATGGGGCAGATCGTGTCGTCGGGGGAGGGGCTCTTCCCCGAGGAGCTGGTCTCCGAGTTCAAGCTGCTGCGCGACCGCGTTCCGCCCGAGACCTTCGAGCACGTGCGCGAGGTCGTCGAGGCCGACCTCGGGAAGCGCATCGAGGCCGTGTTCTCACGCTTCGAGCGTGAGCCGATCGCGGCCGCGTCGATTGCGCAGGTGCACGCGGCGACGCTGCACACCGGCGAGGAGGTCGTCGTCAAGGTGCAACGGCCGAAGGTCGCGCGCCTCGTGCGTGAAGACCTGCAGGCGCTCGCATGGCTGGCGCCGCGTCTCATCGGCCGCATCCCGGTCGCCGCGCTCGCGAACCCGCCCGCGCTCGTCGAGCTGTTCGCGGAGACGATCGTCGAAGAGCTCGACTTCCGGCTCGAGGCCGAGAACATGCTCGACATCGCGCGCGTCCTCGCCGAGACGGGTCAACGGGCGACGATCGTGCCGCGACCGCACCCGCGCTACGTGACCCGACGCGTGCTCGTGATGGAGCGCCTCGACGGCTTCGCGTGGGACGACGTCGCGTCGATGAAGCGCGCCGGCGTCGACACCGAAGCGGTCTTGCACGCGGGCCTCGTCGCCTTCATGGAGGGCGCCATGCTCTACGGCGTCTTCCACGGCGACCTGCACGGCGGCAACCTCCGCGTGCAACCGGACGGCCGCACCGCGCTCATGGACTTCGGCATCACCGGACGGCTGACCCCGCTGAAGCGCATCGCATTCCTCTTCCTGCTCATGGGCGCGACGACGGGCGACATCCGCGCGCAGCTCGGCGCGCTGCGCGACCTCGGCGCGTTCCCGGCCGACACCGATCTCGACGCGGTGTCGCGCGACCTCGGGCTCGACCAGCCTCTCGTCGACCCGACGACGCTGTCGGCCGACGAGCTCGTGCATCAGCTCCAGGACCTCACGAAGCAACTGCTTGCGTACGGCGCCCGCGCGCCGAAGGAGCTCATGCTCTTCGTGAAGAACATGATGTTCCTCGACGGCGCGATCGCGACGCTCGCGCCCGATCTCGACATCCTCGAGGAGATCCAGAAGGTCCACATGGAGATCGGCGCGCGCCACGGCGAGCGGCTCGCGATGGAGATGGGCGTCGACCCCGCGCTCGCGACCGTGTTCGACGCCGCGTCGGTGAAGGCCGCGATGGGACTGCCGGCCGACGTCGAGAAGCTGACCTACCGCGACGTGCAGGCGCGCCGTGAGCTCATCCGCAGCCGCTTCGAAGCGCGGCGCAAGGGCGGTTCCTGA
- a CDS encoding ABC transporter ATP-binding protein, with the protein MSATTQPVPAPPPPASAAALAARAADASKVYGEGEAEVRALDHITVDFASHQFTAIMGPSGSGKSTLLHCLAGLDRLTTGQVYLGELDITHLGEKDLTRVRRDRLGFVFQTFNLIPTLTAIENIVLPMSLAGTDPDEAWVDHVIDIVGLRSRLSHRPSELSGGQQQRVAVARALASRPQIVFADEPTGNVDSRAGAEILGFMRDVVRDHGQTIVMVTHDPVAAGYAGRVVFLADGKIVDELSAPTSDGVIDMMRKLGG; encoded by the coding sequence ATGTCTGCGACGACTCAACCGGTTCCTGCTCCGCCCCCGCCCGCTTCCGCTGCCGCGCTTGCCGCGCGCGCGGCGGACGCGTCGAAGGTGTATGGCGAAGGCGAGGCCGAGGTGCGCGCGCTCGACCACATCACCGTCGACTTCGCGAGCCACCAATTCACCGCGATCATGGGTCCGTCGGGTTCGGGCAAGAGCACGTTGCTGCACTGCCTCGCGGGTCTCGATCGATTGACGACCGGTCAGGTCTATCTCGGTGAGCTCGACATCACGCATCTCGGTGAGAAGGACCTGACGCGCGTTCGTCGCGATCGGTTGGGCTTCGTCTTCCAGACGTTCAACCTCATCCCGACGCTCACCGCGATCGAGAACATCGTCCTGCCGATGTCGCTCGCGGGAACCGATCCCGACGAAGCGTGGGTCGATCACGTCATCGACATCGTCGGCTTGCGCTCGCGGCTCTCGCACCGGCCGTCGGAGCTGTCGGGTGGTCAGCAGCAGCGCGTCGCCGTCGCACGCGCGCTTGCGAGCCGTCCGCAGATCGTGTTCGCCGACGAGCCGACCGGCAACGTCGACTCGCGCGCGGGAGCGGAGATCCTCGGCTTCATGCGCGATGTCGTACGCGATCACGGTCAGACGATCGTGATGGTGACGCACGATCCCGTCGCCGCGGGCTACGCGGGACGCGTCGTGTTCCTCGCCGACGGCAAAATCGTCGACGAGCTGAGCGCGCCGACATCCGACGGCGTGATCGACATGATGCGCAAGCTCGGCGGCTGA